Sequence from the Methanobrevibacter boviskoreani JH1 genome:
ATTTCAATTTTAATTTTCTATTTTTTCCAATTCAATTAGTTTTTAATTTATTCAATCAAGTTTTCACTTATTTTAGAACTTTTTAATTAAAATTTTTTCATCGTCTTTATTTTACTTATTTTTCCTTTTAAACGTTTTTATTTAAATGACTGTACATTAACTTTTTTTTAAATAATTAAACAAGTTCTAATAAATTTGTTTTATATGTTATAAACAAAATTTTGTAGTTTTAATAAAAAAGTCATTTAGAAAACTTTAATAATAAGTTTCATTAAAACTTATTAAAGATTAGTAAAATTAAATTTAATTTAAAATTTTTTTAATCGATTTAAAAATTTGTTTAAATGTTGATTTATTTTATCTAAAAAAACAATTGGGGACACTTAAAATGATAATTAAGACGCCTTCCCGTCTCCATATGTGTCTTATAGATATGAGTGGTGCATATGGTAGAATTGACGGAGGAATTGGGCTTACTATAGATCAACCAAACTTTATAATAAAAGGGGAAGAATCCGATACAAAGGATATTAAAGTTGATTTTTGTGAGGATATAGATGAAGAGATAAAACCGGAATGTAAAGAGAAGATTGTAACATCTGCTGATAGAATTCGTAAATATTATGGAATTGATGAGGGATTCAATTTTGAAGTTGAAAAAGCTTGTCTTCCACATTCAGGATTAGGATCAGGAACTCAGACAGCATTAGCTACAGGTAAACTTATAACTGAGATGAAAGGTATTCATGAGGACTCAGTTCAATTGGCTAGTGTAGTGGGTAGAGGGGGCACATCAGGAATTGGTACCTTTTCATTTGATTATGGTGGATTTATTGTAGATGGGGGCCATAGTCTTAAAGAGAAAGAATCTTTCTTGCCTTCATCAGCATCAAATGTTAGACCACCACAACTTTTAGGACATTATGATTTTCCAGAAGACTGGGATATTTTAGTTACAATACCTACTAATACAGAACATATTAATGGTAAAAAAGAGGTTAATATTTTCCAAGCTAATTGTCCTATAAATAAAAGTGAAGTAGAACAAATGTCTCATATTATCTTTATGAATTTAATTCCTTTCATGCTTGAACATAATATATATGAATTTGGTTCCTGCATAGATCAAATACAATGTAGGGGATTTAAAAAGGTGGAGGTTAGTTTACAACCACCTAAGTTCTTAAATTTAATGAAATATATGCGTGATAATGGAGCATATGGTGTGGGTATGAGTTCATTTGGACCTGCAATTTATACTATTTTTGATAAAGAAAATAAAGATATTGTAAAGGCTACTGCAGACTATCTTAATGAAGAGGAAGGAGATACATACTTTGTATGTAAGGCTCAGAACTTTGGTCATCAAATTATTGAAAAATAAGTCTTCACATAAAAAGGGTATAATGGTTGCACTATTATAATCGTGATATAATTTAATCTATGTAATATTAGATTAATTAAATAATCCTTTTTCTACTTAGTTAACTTTAGGTTTACTCTTGTTTTAATTAGTTTTAGGTTTAGATTAGATTAATAAGGTTTGGACTTAGTTTCTTTTAAATTAGTAATTTAAGTTAAGATTAAATATTAGGTCTTTTCTACATAATAATTTAATTAGTTTTAGGCTCAGTAAATTAGTAAGGATTAAACTTATTTTCTTTTATAGTTAGTAATTATTAGTTTTAGGTTTAGATTAAATATTGGAGTTAAGTTTTTTCTGCATGGTAATTTGATTGTTTTAGTTAATTTCATAGTTCAAAATTGAATGTTATATGGGAAATTAAAGTTTTATTTTTAAATTCCTTTGTATGAATCTAATTTTTTATATAAAACCATCTTATTTAAATATCTTAAAACTGACTAGATTTAAACCTTCTTTATGAAGATTTTAATTTATAAAATTTTCACTTGTCTTATATTTTTTATAAAACAATAAGTTTTTAAATATAAAATACATATAACTAAAAGATTATACTTAATGAAAAATAATATATTAAGTATTGAAAATTATTTTTTGTGATAACAATGGAAAAAATTCAAGGAAGAGTATGGACATTTGGTGAAAATATAGATACTGATTTAATCATACCAGGTAGATATCTTAGAACATTTAATCCTGAAGATTTAGCAGAACATGTATTGGAGGGAGAAAGACCTGATTTTACACATAATGTTAAAAAAGGAGATGTAATTGTTGCAGATGAAAACTTTGGTTGTGGCTCTTCTAGGGAACAAGCTCCTGTAGCTATTAAAGCTGCAGGTGTTGATGCAATTATTGCTAAATCATTTGCAAGAATCTTCTATAGAAATGCAATAAATATAGGATTACCAGTAATTAAAGCAGATATTAAAGCATCTGATGAGGATATTGTATCTGTAGATTTAAGTGAAGGTATTATTCGAAATGAAACTACTGGTGAGGATGTTGAATTTGAACCATTTAAGGATTTCATGTTAGAAATCTTAGAAGATGGCGGTTTAGTAAATCATTATTTAAAATCTAAAGAATAGATTTTACTTTTCAATATTAAAAAATTACTGATTTTTTTTATTAATTTATTTTAAATTAAATTAAGATTTTTAATGATTATTTTTTATTAAAATTATTACAACTAGAGGGAATTAAAAATGGAATGTCCGATTTGTGGATCTGATAATATAACGGTTTTAAAATCAAAAGAAACTTCGTCAAAATCAAAGCATATTAATGATTATTTATTAAGGTGTAATGAATGTGAGCATGTATTTAAGGATAGAGTTACTCAAAGAAATCCTATCTCATGTAGGTTAATTGTAAGTGAAAATGAGAATTCTAAAAAAACATCAATTAAGTTATATCCTGATGAGGTCTTAAAATGTGGGGAAGTTTTACTTGCAGATGATGGCCAAGTAAAAGTAAATTCAATTGAAACAAAAGAGGGAAGGAGAGACTCTGCATTAGTTTCTGATATAAAAACTATATGGGCAACATCACTTGAAATACCTGCAAGAATAGGTTTATCAATTGATTTCGGGGGTAAAGTTAAATCCTATAAACTTGATTTAAATAGGGATTTCGAGATTAATACCAATGATATAATCAGGATTGAGGATTATACCCTTAAAGTTCATATTATTAAAACAGGTTCCAAGAAACTGTCTACAGGCTCTGCAAGAGCAGATGTAATCAAGAGGGTTTACACAAAACCTATTGATTTAAAAACATATGACTACAATTTAACTGATAATATAGTCCAAATAAACTTTAAAGATGATTATTATTAGTTAATCTTTTTTTATTATTTTTATTTCAATTTTAACCTAATATTAGCTATTTTTTTTTATAAATTCAATTAGATATGGTTTACTTCATTGAATTTTATTATTTTTTTAAATTTAATATAGAAAATTATAAAATCTTTTATGAAAGTGATGTTTAATACTTGGGTTTATGTTTAAGTATATTGATATAATTATATTTTATATTAATCATTGCCATAAACTCTATAATCATCCACAAAGAGGATAAAAATCCATTGCTACATCATTTGCAGGATCTTCTGATTTATACATTCTTTTTATCATTTCCTTTTCGGATTTTACAAGCTGTTTCGCATCCTCTTCACTATATCCGCAAGAATTTATTAAGCAGAATATAATATCATCAATATATTCATTGATATTATTGTAATTTTTAAACTTATCACATTCATCTAAGTATTTATTTTTTTCAATTACCTTTGTCAATGAATTATAAAATTTATTTGCTTCAATATGTGAAGGATATTTTTCTACTATTTTTTTAGAGTATTTAACTGCCAAATCAGCTTGATAAATTTTTGAATAAAGTTTTGCTTTATCAATGCATGAAGATATGTTTTCGGGTGTAATTTCAAAGAGTTTTAAAAAGAATTCATCATAATCTCCCTTGAAATTTTTTAAATTTTTTGATAAGACTTCATCATACCATTTAAAATTATTTATTTCATCTATTCCGCATTCAGAAATTTTATCGTACCATTTATAGCAAGTATTCTGAACATTATTTTTAAAATCTTCACTAGCTTTTAAAACATTTTCATATGCATCAAATGATTGTTTTAAGTATCCTAATTTATATAATTCATATGCTTTGCATTCGAAATACATTAATTTTTCATGAAAACGAATAGAATGGGGATCAATGTATCCATGAGATAATTCATCCTTAAATCTGATAATATCATAGTCATTTGGAAATTGATTTAAGTATATATCTACGCTTTTTAAAGCTTCATCTAAGTCTTCTCTTATATAAAAATCTTCTCTTGCCTTTTTTAAGTAACATTTCCCTCGATATTGGTATACTAAATCTCTACCCTTAAAATCAAAACCCCCATATTTAAAGGAATAATTGAAATATTTGATAGCTTCTGATATTCTATATAAATCGGTACAGATAAATGCTAAAAAATTATAAAATCTATAATCTTCGGGATAGATGTCTATTGCATAATAAAGTAAATCAAGAGCTTCTTCATATTTTTTTAAAGAAAATAATACACTTACTTTAAAATTAATTCTGTCAGCATCACTATTATCATAAGTTAATATCTTTTCACGATATTCATTAATATGATCATAATCATCTGATGCAATGTATTCATTAACTATTTTTTCAACAAATTGAAAATCATCTTTATGTTTTTTGATTATTTTCCAAATTGTTTTAAACTCTTTTATTGTTAAAGCACAATTAGAATTATTTCCTACAAAAGTTGAAATAAGTGCTTCACCCATATCTCCAGTTGAATAAACCATACTTTCAACATTCAATACAACAAATCCCCTTCCACCATAACTATCATCAATAATAGGTTTAAAGTTTTCTTTCTCAAGAAAAGTTAAAAAATCATTTTCATAGTTATTAAGGGAGTTATCACATATTAAAAATGTAGAACAGCCTTGGCTAAGCCTTCCTGTAAATTTTGGTTTATTAATATGTTTTTTTAATATTTTCCAAATAATTTTAAATTCATCAATTGTAAATGGATTTTTTGTATTCTCATCAATTATTGTATTAGCAAGGTTCGCTGCTTTATATATTCCATCTGAG
This genomic interval carries:
- a CDS encoding beta-ribofuranosylaminobenzene 5'-phosphate synthase, yielding MIIKTPSRLHMCLIDMSGAYGRIDGGIGLTIDQPNFIIKGEESDTKDIKVDFCEDIDEEIKPECKEKIVTSADRIRKYYGIDEGFNFEVEKACLPHSGLGSGTQTALATGKLITEMKGIHEDSVQLASVVGRGGTSGIGTFSFDYGGFIVDGGHSLKEKESFLPSSASNVRPPQLLGHYDFPEDWDILVTIPTNTEHINGKKEVNIFQANCPINKSEVEQMSHIIFMNLIPFMLEHNIYEFGSCIDQIQCRGFKKVEVSLQPPKFLNLMKYMRDNGAYGVGMSSFGPAIYTIFDKENKDIVKATADYLNEEEGDTYFVCKAQNFGHQIIEK
- the hacB gene encoding homoaconitase small subunit; its protein translation is MEKIQGRVWTFGENIDTDLIIPGRYLRTFNPEDLAEHVLEGERPDFTHNVKKGDVIVADENFGCGSSREQAPVAIKAAGVDAIIAKSFARIFYRNAINIGLPVIKADIKASDEDIVSVDLSEGIIRNETTGEDVEFEPFKDFMLEILEDGGLVNHYLKSKE
- a CDS encoding HVO_0476 family zinc finger protein, whose translation is MECPICGSDNITVLKSKETSSKSKHINDYLLRCNECEHVFKDRVTQRNPISCRLIVSENENSKKTSIKLYPDEVLKCGEVLLADDGQVKVNSIETKEGRRDSALVSDIKTIWATSLEIPARIGLSIDFGGKVKSYKLDLNRDFEINTNDIIRIEDYTLKVHIIKTGSKKLSTGSARADVIKRVYTKPIDLKTYDYNLTDNIVQINFKDDYY
- a CDS encoding tetratricopeptide repeat protein, encoding MDKLEILEGSACFLVYNTSETMTKKQFKRYLRKEGFKEYKKYYTYDRGFFYINVNNLRYSDGIYKAANLANTIIDENTKNPFTIDEFKIIWKILKKHINKPKFTGRLSQGCSTFLICDNSLNNYENDFLTFLEKENFKPIIDDSYGGRGFVVLNVESMVYSTGDMGEALISTFVGNNSNCALTIKEFKTIWKIIKKHKDDFQFVEKIVNEYIASDDYDHINEYREKILTYDNSDADRINFKVSVLFSLKKYEEALDLLYYAIDIYPEDYRFYNFLAFICTDLYRISEAIKYFNYSFKYGGFDFKGRDLVYQYRGKCYLKKAREDFYIREDLDEALKSVDIYLNQFPNDYDIIRFKDELSHGYIDPHSIRFHEKLMYFECKAYELYKLGYLKQSFDAYENVLKASEDFKNNVQNTCYKWYDKISECGIDEINNFKWYDEVLSKNLKNFKGDYDEFFLKLFEITPENISSCIDKAKLYSKIYQADLAVKYSKKIVEKYPSHIEANKFYNSLTKVIEKNKYLDECDKFKNYNNINEYIDDIIFCLINSCGYSEEDAKQLVKSEKEMIKRMYKSEDPANDVAMDFYPLCG